One segment of Synechococcus sp. A15-24 DNA contains the following:
- a CDS encoding sulfotransferase family 2 domain-containing protein: protein MPVDRQAKLIFVHIPKTAGTSIEVALNIFGDWRNENLLNLFGQIKSPSLLRKNFSSNFLQHLQLYEIKYLLGAEFADYEIFTVVRDPWTRFLSSFRRKDPDLCTYVRWRSLCELEDLSLSDYFKIARWARHPHLNSQVSFFRPTSNSLSLGDVLKKVRIFRFEELSLLENWLSVKYDKPINFMRHQRPVSEIPRMTEGDLMNLKQKVFHFYRRDYRLLGYELK, encoded by the coding sequence GTGCCGGTAGATCGCCAGGCAAAACTGATTTTTGTTCACATTCCCAAAACAGCGGGAACGTCAATTGAAGTTGCTCTCAATATATTTGGTGATTGGAGGAATGAGAATCTCTTAAATTTGTTTGGCCAGATTAAAAGTCCAAGTCTATTACGAAAAAATTTTTCTAGTAACTTCCTGCAGCACCTTCAATTGTATGAAATTAAGTACCTCTTGGGTGCTGAATTCGCTGATTATGAAATCTTTACTGTCGTACGTGATCCGTGGACTCGTTTTCTTTCTTCTTTCCGTCGTAAAGACCCAGATCTATGTACCTATGTTCGTTGGCGCTCTTTGTGCGAATTAGAAGACCTTTCTTTATCTGACTATTTTAAGATTGCACGTTGGGCGCGTCATCCTCATCTCAACTCGCAAGTCTCCTTCTTTCGACCAACTTCTAATTCATTGTCATTAGGGGATGTTTTGAAAAAAGTTCGAATCTTTAGATTTGAAGAACTATCTTTGCTGGAGAATTGGCTCTCTGTTAAGTATGATAAGCCAATCAATTTCATGCGGCATCAGCGTCCTGTTAGTGAAATTCCTAGGATGACTGAGGGCGATCTGATGAACTTAAAGCAGAAAGTATTCCACTTTTACCGTCGAGACTATCGTTTACTGGGATACGAATTGAAGTAA
- a CDS encoding glycosyltransferase family 2 protein: protein MKVVLTVLCRDEEDIIDSFCKFHLNKGVDHIVATDNGSVDKTRSILNKYAQKGLLTLIDEPKHNHDQAIWVSRMAKLSTTKLKADWIIHSDADEFWYPKTRSLKTALGDIKQSINALKVKRTNFLPPSHQSDPTQPFWQSMQIREHASLNSLGNPLPPKICHRTIEDAFIEDGNHQLSSVSTRISYSDTKNIEILHFPIRNYWQLERKIRQGTKALECNSRIQKNIGETWRHLYWKYLKTYSLFEYYCNLRPDEIGLQQKIAENILVKDKRIQQHFSNNIPRPAKQLLQFVSQ, encoded by the coding sequence ATGAAAGTAGTTTTAACAGTTTTATGCCGTGACGAAGAAGATATTATTGATAGTTTCTGCAAATTTCATCTTAACAAGGGTGTTGATCATATTGTAGCAACCGACAATGGGTCTGTTGACAAAACAAGGAGTATTTTAAATAAATACGCCCAAAAGGGACTTTTAACACTTATCGACGAACCAAAACATAATCATGACCAGGCAATATGGGTTAGTCGAATGGCAAAACTTTCGACAACCAAGCTCAAAGCCGACTGGATTATTCACAGCGATGCCGACGAATTCTGGTACCCAAAAACCAGAAGCCTGAAGACAGCATTAGGCGACATAAAGCAATCAATTAATGCCCTGAAAGTAAAAAGAACAAATTTCTTGCCACCAAGCCATCAAAGTGATCCAACACAACCATTCTGGCAAAGCATGCAAATTCGAGAACATGCATCTTTGAATAGTTTAGGCAATCCTCTTCCACCAAAAATTTGCCATCGAACGATAGAAGATGCTTTCATAGAGGATGGAAACCATCAACTGAGTAGCGTTTCAACCCGCATTTCCTACTCAGATACAAAAAACATTGAAATCTTGCACTTCCCAATTCGGAACTATTGGCAACTAGAGCGGAAAATCAGACAAGGCACAAAGGCACTGGAATGCAACTCTAGGATCCAGAAGAATATTGGTGAAACCTGGAGACATTTATACTGGAAATACCTTAAAACCTACTCATTGTTCGAGTATTATTGCAACCTGAGGCCAGACGAAATTGGCTTACAACAGAAGATTGCCGAAAATATACTTGTCAAAGACAAGAGAATTCAACAGCATTTCTCTAATAATATCCCAAGACCTGCAAAACAGTTACTTCAATTCGTATCCCAGTAA
- the cysE gene encoding serine O-acetyltransferase, whose translation MFDQIRADLAIIRERDPAARGWLEILFCYPGFQAISLHRLSHHLWHSSLPLKLAARCLSQIGRALTGIEIHPGARIGHSVFIDHGMGVVIGETAEVGPRCLLYQGVTLGGTGKDHGKRHPTLAENVVVGAGAKVLGAINVGANTRIGAGSVVVRDVEADSTVVGIPGRVIHQSGVRINPLAHSALPDAEANVIRNLMERIDELESTVSNLQRCLQELAAGRNIREECSGESQSLKDREIMEFLGDQ comes from the coding sequence ATGTTCGATCAGATCCGAGCCGATCTCGCCATCATCCGCGAGCGTGACCCGGCAGCTCGTGGTTGGCTTGAGATTCTGTTCTGCTATCCAGGATTTCAGGCCATCAGCCTGCATCGGCTCAGCCACCATCTCTGGCACAGCTCTTTGCCGTTGAAACTGGCTGCCCGCTGCCTCAGCCAAATCGGCAGGGCGCTCACCGGCATTGAGATCCACCCGGGGGCAAGGATTGGTCACAGCGTGTTCATCGACCACGGCATGGGGGTGGTGATCGGCGAAACGGCTGAGGTGGGGCCTCGCTGCCTGCTGTATCAGGGGGTGACCCTGGGCGGCACCGGCAAAGACCACGGCAAGCGTCACCCGACCCTGGCGGAAAACGTGGTGGTGGGAGCTGGCGCCAAGGTGCTCGGAGCAATCAACGTGGGTGCCAACACCCGCATCGGTGCTGGTTCGGTGGTGGTGCGCGATGTGGAGGCGGACTCCACCGTGGTGGGCATCCCAGGCCGGGTGATCCACCAAAGCGGCGTGCGAATCAACCCCTTGGCCCACTCCGCCTTACCGGATGCGGAAGCCAATGTGATCCGCAACCTGATGGAGCGGATCGATGAACTGGAAAGCACGGTCAGCAATCTGCAGCGCTGCCTACAAGAGTTAGCGGCAGGACGAAATATTCGAGAAGAATGCTCAGGCGAATCACAAAGCCTCAAAGATCGCGAAATTATGGAATTCCTAGGCGATCAATAA
- a CDS encoding GntR family transcriptional regulator, with the protein MRFHIQQESDIPASTQLYNQICFAIAARHYPPGHRLPSTRQLAMQTGLHRNTISKVYRQLETDGVVEAMAGSGIYVRDQQKPREIKTPPHIRNRGVTDLDREVRKCVDGLLNAGCTLQQTRELLTREIDWRLRCGARVLVSTPREDIGASMLIAEELEPSLDVPVEVVPMEELESVLESSSNGTVVTSRYFLQPVEELAKKHSVRAVAVDLNDFRHELAMLKELRQGSCVGLVSISPGILRAAEVILHSMRGNELLLMTATPDVGSRLLALLRASSHVLCDRPSLPLVEQSLRQNRSQLMRMPQVHCAESYLSPDTIELLRKEIGLQTPAAAS; encoded by the coding sequence GTGCGATTCCACATCCAGCAGGAAAGCGACATCCCGGCGTCGACCCAGCTCTACAACCAGATCTGCTTCGCAATCGCGGCACGTCACTACCCCCCCGGCCACCGCTTGCCGAGCACCCGCCAGCTGGCGATGCAAACCGGTCTGCACCGCAACACGATCAGCAAGGTGTACCGACAGCTCGAGACCGACGGCGTGGTGGAAGCCATGGCCGGCTCGGGCATTTATGTGCGCGATCAGCAGAAGCCCCGTGAGATCAAGACCCCTCCCCACATCCGCAACCGCGGCGTCACCGATCTCGACCGGGAGGTGCGCAAGTGTGTGGACGGCCTGCTCAACGCCGGCTGCACCCTGCAGCAAACCCGTGAACTGCTGACCCGCGAAATCGACTGGCGGCTGCGCTGCGGCGCCCGCGTGCTGGTGAGCACTCCCCGAGAAGACATCGGCGCTTCGATGTTGATCGCTGAGGAACTGGAACCAAGCCTCGATGTGCCCGTGGAGGTGGTGCCGATGGAGGAGCTCGAGAGTGTGCTGGAGAGCTCCAGCAACGGCACTGTGGTGACCAGCCGCTACTTCCTCCAACCGGTGGAGGAGCTGGCCAAAAAGCACAGCGTCCGCGCTGTGGCGGTGGACCTCAACGACTTCCGCCACGAGCTGGCGATGCTGAAGGAGCTGAGGCAGGGCAGCTGCGTGGGCCTGGTGAGCATCAGCCCCGGCATCCTGCGTGCCGCGGAGGTGATCCTTCACTCCATGCGCGGCAACGAACTGCTTCTGATGACCGCTACGCCGGACGTGGGCAGCCGCCTGCTCGCATTGCTGCGAGCTTCCAGCCATGTGCTCTGCGACCGCCCCAGCCTGCCGTTGGTGGAGCAAAGCTTGCGGCAGAATCGCTCTCAACTGATGCGCATGCCGCAGGTGCATTGCGCCGAGAGTTACCTCAGCCCCGATACGATCGAACTCCTCCGGAAGGAGATCGGCCTGCAGACCCCAGCGGCCGCCAGCTGA
- a CDS encoding dienelactone hydrolase family protein has product MLPEVFGVNAWVRSVADRLAAQGIPALAMPLFARTAPDLELAYKTSDLAQGRAHKDAATASQILSDVSAAVVWLQQCCPNAAIDLAGFCFGGHAALLAATLPQIRHSFDFYGAGVSRMRPGGGAPSLELLPQVAGQLTCVCGSADPLIPEQDRTTIRSALATADPSGERLRYIEIDGMDHGFMCEARGSFDAEASALGWQLMLA; this is encoded by the coding sequence GTGCTGCCTGAGGTGTTCGGTGTGAATGCCTGGGTCCGATCGGTCGCTGATCGCCTTGCGGCGCAGGGGATTCCGGCGTTGGCCATGCCCCTGTTTGCCCGCACCGCCCCGGATCTGGAGCTCGCTTACAAAACATCCGATCTGGCCCAAGGGCGCGCCCATAAGGACGCCGCCACCGCTTCGCAAATCCTCAGCGATGTTTCAGCGGCCGTGGTTTGGTTGCAGCAGTGCTGCCCCAATGCCGCCATCGACCTGGCCGGCTTCTGCTTCGGGGGCCACGCCGCCCTGCTAGCGGCCACGCTGCCGCAGATCCGCCACAGTTTCGATTTCTACGGCGCTGGCGTCAGCCGCATGCGTCCCGGTGGTGGTGCACCCTCCCTGGAGCTGTTGCCGCAGGTGGCCGGCCAGCTCACTTGTGTGTGCGGCAGCGCTGATCCGCTAATCCCCGAGCAGGACCGCACCACAATCCGTTCGGCCCTGGCCACTGCTGATCCCTCAGGCGAGCGGCTTCGCTATATCGAAATTGACGGCATGGATCACGGATTCATGTGCGAAGCGCGCGGCAGCTTTGATGCCGAAGCGTCCGCTCTGGGATGGCAGCTGATGCTGGCCTAG
- the infC gene encoding translation initiation factor IF-3: MPPRPRFDRRAPVRELPNINDRISYPQLRVVDSDGSQLGVISREEALDVAKERELDLVLVSEKADPPVCRIMDYGKFKFEQEKKAKEAKKKSHQTEVKEVKMRYKIDQHDYDVRIGQAVRFLKAGDKVKCTVIFRGREIQHTALAETLLRRMAKDLEEKAEIQQAPKREGRNMIMFLTPRKTPLVKKEEKEAAPTKAVRTIPAPPRPTAVKVAAQQA; the protein is encoded by the coding sequence ATGCCCCCACGCCCCCGTTTTGACCGTCGTGCTCCTGTTCGGGAGCTGCCCAACATCAACGACCGGATCAGCTACCCCCAATTGCGGGTGGTCGACTCAGATGGCAGTCAGCTCGGGGTGATCAGCAGGGAGGAAGCCCTGGATGTGGCCAAGGAGCGCGAGCTGGACTTGGTGCTGGTGAGCGAGAAGGCCGATCCGCCGGTGTGCCGGATCATGGATTACGGCAAGTTCAAATTCGAGCAGGAAAAGAAGGCCAAGGAAGCCAAGAAGAAGTCGCATCAGACCGAAGTCAAGGAGGTCAAGATGCGCTACAAGATCGACCAGCACGACTACGACGTGCGGATCGGTCAGGCCGTGCGTTTTCTCAAGGCCGGCGACAAGGTGAAGTGCACGGTGATCTTCCGCGGCCGGGAGATTCAGCACACGGCGCTGGCGGAAACCCTGTTGCGCCGCATGGCGAAGGATCTGGAGGAGAAGGCTGAGATCCAGCAGGCTCCCAAGCGCGAGGGTCGCAACATGATCATGTTCCTCACGCCGCGCAAGACTCCGTTGGTGAAGAAGGAGGAAAAGGAGGCGGCACCGACCAAGGCGGTGCGCACCATCCCGGCACCGCCGCGGCCCACCGCTGTCAAAGTGGCCGCCCAGCAGGCCTAG
- the miaA gene encoding tRNA (adenosine(37)-N6)-dimethylallyltransferase MiaA, with protein MTQPEPLVITLLGPTASGKTALSLEIAERLNLPVINVDSRQLYREMTVGTAKPTAEQRARVPHHLLDLRDPDQPITLQEFQAEAEPCIQRELQSRGMALLVGGSGLYLKALTSGLKPPAVPPQAQLREQLRQLGQAICHPLLQQADPTAGAKIAPADAVRTQRALEVLYATGRSMSSQATAAPPPWRVLELGLDPANLRQRIQQRTDQLYSDGLVEETRELSERYGADLPLLQTIGYGEALQLLQGTMNQAKANRITTQRTRQFAKRQRTWFRRQHQPHWLESATELDQAMTLIEQHLR; from the coding sequence TTGACGCAGCCGGAACCTTTGGTGATCACGTTGCTGGGGCCCACCGCCAGTGGCAAAACAGCCCTGTCGCTGGAGATCGCTGAACGGCTCAACCTGCCGGTGATCAACGTGGACTCCAGGCAGCTGTACCGGGAGATGACCGTGGGCACCGCCAAACCAACGGCGGAGCAACGGGCGCGGGTGCCGCACCATCTGTTGGATCTACGCGACCCCGATCAGCCGATCACCCTGCAGGAATTCCAAGCCGAGGCGGAGCCCTGCATCCAGCGCGAGCTGCAAAGCCGAGGCATGGCACTGCTGGTGGGCGGTAGTGGCTTGTATCTCAAGGCCCTCACCAGTGGCCTCAAACCACCGGCGGTGCCACCGCAGGCGCAGCTGCGTGAGCAGCTGCGCCAATTGGGCCAAGCGATCTGCCATCCGCTGCTCCAGCAGGCCGATCCAACGGCCGGCGCCAAGATCGCCCCCGCTGATGCCGTTCGCACCCAACGGGCTCTGGAGGTGCTGTACGCCACCGGTCGATCGATGAGCAGCCAGGCCACTGCAGCACCACCGCCCTGGCGGGTGCTGGAACTGGGGCTGGATCCAGCCAACCTGCGCCAGCGCATTCAGCAGCGCACCGACCAGCTCTACAGCGACGGGTTGGTGGAGGAGACCCGGGAACTTTCGGAGCGCTACGGCGCTGATCTGCCATTGCTGCAGACCATTGGTTACGGAGAAGCCCTGCAGCTCCTACAAGGAACGATGAACCAGGCGAAAGCGAACCGAATCACCACCCAGCGCACTCGGCAATTCGCCAAGCGACAGCGCACCTGGTTCCGCCGTCAGCACCAGCCCCATTGGCTGGAGTCGGCTACAGAACTTGATCAGGCGATGACGTTGATCGAGCAGCATCTAAGGTGA
- the gyrB gene encoding DNA topoisomerase (ATP-hydrolyzing) subunit B has product MSDASKVQNAYGAEQIQVLEGLEPVRKRPGMYIGTTGPRGLHHLVYEVVDNSVDEALAGHCDRILVILGEDGSASISDNGRGIPTDVHPRTGKSALETVLTVLHAGGKFGAGGYKVSGGLHGVGVSVVNALSEWVQVTVRRQGQVHRQRFERGAAIGSLASEDQPANEAGETGTTVCFKPDIEIFTGGIVFDYATLSARLRELAYLNGGVRIVFRDERESARNEAGEVHEEIYFYEGGIKEYVAYMNKEKDALHPDIIHVNSEKDGVQVEAALQWCSDAYSDSILGFANNIRTVDGGTHIEGLKTVLTRTLNAFAKKLGKRKESDSNLAGENIREGLTAVLSVKVPEPEFEGQTKTKLGNTEVRGIVDNLVGEGLSQFLEFNPSVIGLILEKAIQAFNAAEAARRARELVRRKSVLESSTLPGKLADCSSRDPSESEIYIVEGDSAGGSAKQGRDRRFQAILPLRGKILNIEKTDDAKIYKNTEIQALITALGLGIKGEDFDVKNLRYHRVVIMTDADVDGAHIRTLLLTFFYRYQKALVEGGYIYIACPPLYKVERGKNHTYCYNEGDLQATLQSFGEKANYTIQRFKGLGEMMPKQLWETTMDPTTRTMKRVEIEDALEADRIFTILMGDKVAPRREFIETHSAELDMAALDI; this is encoded by the coding sequence ATGAGCGACGCTTCCAAGGTCCAGAACGCCTACGGCGCTGAGCAGATTCAGGTGCTGGAGGGCCTGGAGCCGGTCCGCAAGCGCCCAGGCATGTATATCGGCACCACCGGGCCGCGTGGATTGCACCACCTTGTGTATGAGGTGGTGGACAACTCGGTGGACGAGGCCCTGGCGGGCCATTGCGACCGGATCCTGGTGATCCTCGGCGAGGACGGTTCCGCATCCATCAGCGACAACGGTCGTGGCATCCCCACTGATGTTCACCCGCGCACCGGCAAGAGCGCCCTGGAAACGGTGCTCACCGTGCTGCATGCCGGCGGCAAGTTCGGTGCTGGCGGTTACAAGGTGTCCGGCGGTCTGCACGGCGTCGGTGTGTCCGTCGTCAACGCCCTGAGTGAATGGGTCCAGGTGACGGTGCGCCGTCAGGGGCAGGTGCATCGTCAGCGCTTCGAGCGTGGTGCTGCCATCGGCAGCCTGGCTTCTGAGGACCAGCCTGCTAACGAGGCCGGCGAAACGGGCACCACCGTGTGCTTCAAGCCGGACATTGAGATCTTTACCGGCGGCATCGTTTTTGATTACGCCACCCTTTCGGCTCGTCTGCGCGAGCTGGCGTATCTCAATGGCGGTGTGCGGATCGTCTTCCGCGATGAACGGGAATCTGCCCGTAATGAGGCGGGCGAGGTCCACGAGGAAATCTATTTCTACGAAGGCGGCATCAAGGAATATGTCGCTTACATGAACAAGGAAAAAGATGCCTTGCATCCAGACATTATTCATGTGAATTCCGAAAAAGATGGTGTGCAGGTGGAGGCTGCTCTGCAATGGTGCTCCGATGCCTATTCGGACAGCATCCTTGGCTTTGCCAACAACATCCGCACCGTGGATGGCGGTACGCACATTGAAGGTCTCAAGACCGTTCTCACGCGTACCTTGAATGCCTTTGCCAAGAAATTAGGCAAGCGCAAGGAATCGGATTCCAACCTGGCGGGTGAAAACATCCGCGAAGGTCTCACCGCGGTGCTGTCGGTGAAGGTGCCTGAGCCGGAATTTGAGGGCCAGACCAAAACCAAGCTCGGCAATACCGAAGTCCGCGGCATTGTCGACAACCTGGTGGGTGAAGGCCTCAGCCAGTTCCTGGAATTCAACCCCTCGGTGATCGGGTTGATTCTGGAGAAGGCGATTCAGGCTTTCAATGCAGCCGAAGCGGCCCGCCGTGCCCGTGAACTGGTGCGCCGCAAGAGCGTTCTGGAGAGTTCAACCCTGCCGGGCAAGCTGGCGGACTGTAGTTCAAGGGATCCCAGCGAATCCGAGATCTACATCGTGGAGGGTGATTCCGCTGGTGGATCCGCCAAGCAGGGCCGTGATCGCCGCTTCCAGGCCATCCTTCCACTGCGCGGCAAAATTCTCAACATTGAGAAAACCGATGACGCCAAGATTTACAAAAATACCGAGATTCAGGCACTCATTACTGCCCTTGGCTTGGGCATCAAGGGTGAAGACTTTGACGTGAAGAATTTGCGCTATCACCGCGTTGTGATCATGACCGACGCCGATGTGGACGGCGCCCACATCCGTACGTTGCTTCTCACCTTCTTCTATCGCTACCAGAAAGCCTTGGTGGAAGGTGGCTATATCTACATTGCTTGCCCACCGCTCTACAAAGTGGAGCGTGGAAAGAATCACACCTATTGCTACAACGAAGGTGATCTACAGGCAACACTGCAGAGCTTCGGTGAGAAGGCCAACTACACCATCCAGCGTTTCAAGGGCCTGGGCGAAATGATGCCGAAGCAGTTGTGGGAAACCACGATGGATCCCACCACTCGAACGATGAAGCGGGTGGAGATTGAAGATGCACTGGAAGCGGATCGCATCTTCACGATCCTGATGGGCGACAAAGTGGCACCACGGCGGGAATTCATCGAAACCCACAGTGCCGAGCTCGACATGGCGGCCCTCGACATCTGA
- a CDS encoding SH3 domain-containing protein: MGTVHSGSAHSGAGQIGGLLRWSWLLGVALMAPAALPAGGGDCRQPQLRRRSGSGPLHLNAESPLQVSPLGVAPRLHTLPVGTSLRLLRRWSGSDGRDWLQVQTLAGEQRRGWIRA; encoded by the coding sequence ATGGGGACTGTTCATTCAGGATCTGCTCATTCGGGCGCTGGCCAGATCGGTGGACTCTTGCGCTGGAGCTGGCTGTTGGGTGTCGCCTTGATGGCCCCCGCAGCGCTGCCGGCCGGTGGTGGTGATTGCAGGCAGCCCCAACTGCGTCGACGCAGCGGCAGTGGTCCGCTGCATCTCAATGCCGAGTCGCCGCTGCAGGTCAGCCCTCTGGGCGTGGCCCCAAGGTTGCACACGTTGCCGGTGGGCACCTCGTTGCGTTTGCTGCGTCGATGGTCCGGCTCTGATGGCCGCGACTGGTTGCAGGTCCAGACCCTGGCTGGTGAGCAACGCCGTGGCTGGATCCGCGCCTGA
- a CDS encoding CrcB family protein produces the protein MAGSAPEVVLVGLGAIPGAWLRLKVVNHFEPMVPKKHWGTFLVNVIASFALGLVLALVERCSTSTGIALLMGVGFFGSLSTFSTFVVELLNELRAGHVLAAAALALISIVAGMIAAAAGYGLGAYG, from the coding sequence GTGGCTGGATCCGCGCCTGAGGTTGTGCTGGTTGGCCTTGGGGCGATCCCCGGTGCCTGGTTGCGGCTGAAGGTGGTGAATCACTTCGAGCCGATGGTGCCCAAGAAGCACTGGGGCACGTTCTTGGTGAATGTGATCGCCTCATTTGCCCTTGGCCTTGTGCTGGCGCTTGTTGAGCGTTGTTCGACGAGCACCGGCATCGCCTTGTTGATGGGAGTGGGCTTCTTCGGCAGCCTCAGCACCTTTTCCACCTTTGTTGTGGAGCTCCTGAATGAGTTGCGGGCCGGTCACGTCCTGGCCGCTGCGGCTCTGGCCCTGATCTCCATCGTGGCGGGGATGATCGCCGCCGCCGCTGGTTACGGTCTAGGGGCCTATGGCTGA
- a CDS encoding CrcB family protein produces MAEQPSKLRSELIELLLVAAGAVPGALLRWQVALHLGDQNLLVNVLGAALLGLLAGRPAAPRRQLLVGIGFCGSLTTFSSWMLAAMKHLSTGDWLAALGLIGLTLGLGLGAAALGFSLGRRLRTREQPRSEP; encoded by the coding sequence ATGGCTGAACAGCCCTCCAAGTTGCGCAGCGAACTGATCGAGTTGCTGCTGGTGGCTGCCGGTGCGGTGCCCGGTGCCTTGCTGCGCTGGCAGGTTGCGCTGCATCTGGGGGATCAGAACCTGCTGGTGAACGTTCTGGGGGCAGCCCTGCTCGGCTTGCTGGCCGGACGCCCTGCGGCACCGCGGCGTCAGTTGCTTGTCGGCATCGGCTTCTGCGGCTCGCTCACCACCTTCAGCAGCTGGATGCTGGCGGCCATGAAGCACCTCAGTACTGGTGATTGGCTCGCCGCCTTGGGCTTGATCGGGCTGACCCTCGGGCTGGGGCTGGGAGCCGCAGCCCTGGGTTTCAGCCTGGGGCGACGGCTCAGGACGCGAGAGCAGCCTCGATCGGAGCCTTGA
- a CDS encoding glutathione peroxidase — protein sequence MAISVSTVTVTTPDGSSKSLGDYAGKVLLIVNVASRCGFTKQYAGLQALNAAYADKGLAVLGFPCNDFGAQEPGSLEEIKSFCSTTYGADFELFEKVHAIGSTTEPYTTLNKMDPAGDVAWNFEKFLVGKDGTVIARYKSAVDPEELKAPIEAALAS from the coding sequence ATGGCGATCAGCGTCAGCACTGTGACCGTCACCACCCCCGACGGCAGCAGCAAATCCCTGGGTGACTACGCCGGCAAGGTGCTCCTGATTGTGAATGTGGCCAGCCGCTGCGGCTTCACCAAGCAGTACGCCGGACTCCAGGCCCTCAACGCGGCCTACGCCGACAAGGGCCTTGCGGTGCTGGGTTTCCCCTGCAACGACTTCGGTGCCCAGGAGCCCGGCAGCCTTGAGGAGATCAAGAGCTTCTGCTCCACCACCTACGGCGCCGACTTCGAGCTGTTCGAGAAGGTGCACGCCATCGGCAGCACCACCGAGCCTTACACCACCCTCAACAAAATGGACCCCGCCGGTGACGTGGCCTGGAACTTCGAGAAGTTCCTGGTGGGCAAGGACGGCACGGTGATCGCCCGCTACAAGAGCGCTGTGGACCCTGAGGAACTCAAGGCTCCGATCGAGGCTGCTCTCGCGTCCTGA
- the mgtE gene encoding magnesium transporter — translation MTEGTGQITAGVTVEHHLLAEVVTRQLEAMLSVGNYDAVKLLLEPVQPVDVAEAIGNLPQNLQAIAFRLLSKDEAISVYEYLDTVTQQNLLSLLRSGEMQEVMEEMSPDDRAQLFEELPAKVVRQLLDQLSPEERRVTAELLGYEAETAGRLMTTEYIALKENQTALEALDIVRRRARETETIYSLYVTDNERRLTGILSLRDLVTADPDTLIRDVMTEEVLSVRTNTDQEKVARTIQRYDFLAVPVVDLEQRLVGIVTVDDVIDVIEQEATRDLYAAGAVQAGDEDDYFSSNLFTVARRRVVWLAVLVVASFFTSEVIAANEEVLQKVVLLAAFIPLLGGTGGNVGAQSSTVVIRGLSTQSISALGPLKAVGREAMAGALLGILMIILVVPFAWWRGESPLVGLSVGMSLLAITTLAATAGAAFPLLFDRMGLDPALMSTPFITTCTDVAGTLIYLKTAEWLLVNLPQLLTAAGISTQIAPVILS, via the coding sequence ATGACAGAGGGAACCGGGCAGATCACAGCGGGCGTCACCGTGGAACATCACCTGCTGGCGGAAGTGGTGACGCGGCAGCTTGAAGCGATGCTCAGCGTCGGGAATTACGACGCGGTGAAGCTGCTGTTGGAGCCGGTGCAGCCTGTGGATGTGGCTGAGGCTATTGGCAATCTTCCCCAGAACCTTCAGGCCATTGCCTTTCGCCTGCTCAGCAAGGACGAGGCCATCAGTGTTTACGAATACCTCGACACCGTCACCCAGCAGAACCTGCTGAGCCTGCTGCGCTCCGGCGAGATGCAGGAGGTGATGGAAGAGATGTCGCCGGACGACCGGGCGCAGTTGTTTGAAGAACTGCCGGCCAAGGTGGTGCGTCAGCTGCTGGACCAGCTCAGCCCGGAGGAACGCAGGGTCACCGCTGAGCTTCTCGGCTACGAAGCGGAAACCGCCGGTCGTCTGATGACGACCGAGTACATCGCCCTGAAGGAGAACCAGACCGCCCTTGAGGCCCTCGACATCGTCCGTCGGCGCGCTCGCGAAACTGAGACCATTTATTCCCTGTACGTCACCGACAACGAACGCCGGCTCACCGGAATCCTGTCGTTGCGAGATCTGGTGACGGCTGATCCCGACACCCTGATCCGTGATGTGATGACGGAGGAGGTGCTCAGCGTTCGCACCAACACCGATCAGGAGAAGGTGGCCCGCACGATCCAGCGCTACGACTTTCTGGCGGTGCCCGTGGTGGATCTGGAGCAGCGGCTGGTCGGCATCGTCACTGTGGATGACGTCATCGACGTGATCGAGCAGGAGGCCACCCGTGACCTCTATGCCGCCGGTGCCGTTCAGGCCGGTGATGAGGACGATTACTTCAGCAGCAACCTGTTCACCGTGGCCCGTCGCCGGGTGGTGTGGCTGGCGGTGCTAGTAGTGGCCAGCTTTTTCACCTCCGAGGTGATTGCCGCCAACGAGGAGGTGTTGCAGAAGGTTGTGCTGTTGGCGGCCTTCATTCCGCTACTCGGCGGCACAGGGGGGAACGTGGGGGCCCAGAGCTCCACCGTGGTGATCCGCGGCCTCAGCACCCAGAGCATCAGTGCTTTGGGACCGCTGAAGGCTGTGGGTCGTGAGGCGATGGCCGGCGCCCTGCTGGGGATTTTGATGATAATCCTGGTCGTGCCCTTCGCCTGGTGGCGCGGCGAAAGCCCTCTGGTGGGCTTGTCGGTGGGCATGAGCCTGCTGGCGATCACCACCCTGGCAGCCACCGCCGGTGCGGCCTTTCCACTGCTGTTTGACCGGATGGGGTTGGACCCGGCGCTGATGTCCACCCCGTTCATCACCACTTGCACGGATGTGGCCGGCACCCTGATCTATCTCAAGACAGCGGAATGGCTGCTGGTCAACTTGCCGCAGTTGCTGACGGCTGCAGGTATTTCTACCCAAATCGCCCCAGTCATACTGTCCTGA